One window from the genome of Montipora foliosa isolate CH-2021 chromosome 5, ASM3666993v2, whole genome shotgun sequence encodes:
- the LOC138002346 gene encoding uncharacterized protein: MSKDRYPEATEIILTNTYMDDIIESVDTESKAKQLTDEQGGFKLKEWIYSGIQSNKNDEQVVIESHTTTEKVLGVVWTPRTDEFTFKVQMTLSSPKSKKKRASRRAASNGTNQTSQTSTGLTKRKILSQVNSIYDPLGLASPYTVRAKILMRQLWTSETKFDWDDPISETYAQEWKMFFDDLGEMSKMTTKRCIRPLDAVGQPILILFSDGSNNAYGTCAYARWKLSSGGFDTNLILAKNRLAPIKTISIDRIELCGAVLSKRIKVFLQEQCRYTFERCYHIVDSQIVHAMIQRESYGFNTFAATRIGEIQEGTNIADWYWTEGKHNIADLLTRGKKPSDISLGSVWQKGPDFLRRAEDEWPIIQKPIAYNTLPDTIKSVKTANSVVNTKDSLVEPIDISRFSRYDKLLRVTARILMIFEKRPKASFKNATLDLTPDDISKSEKFWIIQSQKSISEDDERAI; the protein is encoded by the coding sequence ATGAGTAAAGACCGATACCCAGAGGCGACGGAAATTATTCTCACTAACACGTACATGGATGACATTATAGAGAGCGTTGACACAGAAAGCAAAGCGAAGCAACTAACAGATGAACAGGGAGGATTCAAGCTAAAGGAATGGATTTATTCAGGTATCCAGTCAAATAAAAATGACGAACAAGTGGTGATCGAATCTCATACGACGACAGAAAAGGTCCTCGGTGTGGTCTGGACCCCTCGAACAGATGAGTTTACATTCAAAGTGCAGATGACTCTATCGTCGCCTAAGTCAAAGAAAAAACGCGCATCAAGGAGAGCAGCGTCTAATGGCACCAATCAAACGTCGCAGACTTCGACTGGTTtaactaaaagaaaaattctTTCTCAAGTTAACAGCATTTATGATCCACTAGGCCTTGCTAGTCCATATACAGTGAGAGCTAAGATACTAATGAGACAATTATGGACCAGTGAAACAAAGTTCGACTGGGATGACCCCATATCAGAAACCTATGCCCAAGAATGGAAAATGTTCTTTGATGATCTTGGTGAAATGTCGAAAATGACTACTAAACGATGTATCAGACCACTTGACGCCGTCGGTCAGCCAATTCTTATTCTATTCAGTGACGGGTCAAATAATGCGTATGGCACGTGTGCCTATGCGCGGTGGAAATTATCATCTGGCGGATTCGATACCAACCTTATACTGGCAAAAAATCGGCTAGCACCAATTAAAACAATATCTATTGATCGCATAGAACTTTGTGGAGCAGTACTCAGTAAAAGAATCAAAGTATTTCTCCAAGAGCAATGCAGATATACATTTGAACGATGTTACCATATTGTTGACTCGCAGATTGTCCATGCAATGATACAAAGGGAATCGTATGGTTTCAACACATTTGCGGCCACGAGAATTGGAGAAATACAAGAAGGTACGAACATTGCGGATTGGTATTGGACAGAAGGAAAACATAACATTGCGGATTTACTAACGCGAGGTAAAAAACCATCTGATATCAGCCTGGGAAGCGTTTGGCAGAAAGGCCCAGACTTTCTTAGGCGGGCGGAGGATGAATGGCCAATCATTCAAAAGCCGATTGCATACAATACTCTTCCAGACACCATCAAAAGTGTAAAAACGGCCAATTCAGTCGTTAACACAAAGGATTCGCTTGTAGAACCGATTGATATCTCACGATTTTCAAGATATGACAAATTATTGAGAGTAACAGCTAGGATCCTgatgatatttgaaaaaaggccTAAAGCTTCATTCAAGAATGCAACACTAGACTTGACACCTGACGACATTTCGAAAAGCGAAAAATTCTGGATTATACAGTCTCAAAAATCTATATCAGAAGACGATGAAAGGGCGATATAA
- the LOC138002347 gene encoding uncharacterized protein, with amino-acid sequence MAEEAKKVRTSAKSRFTRKRNEFVKAINDNKGIDFVKATFAELCDAWSTVEGKHDLYTLFLTEEEVEQNEPWINELQELYSEAGAIHARYIEEHSQTERKRIEGLSRQETMRAEQEKFHRLLEQMNAKRKSLEAVFETHIEHALSLIESIDKGQEKSAALRKAEKELDVALANCDEIHYRVLELLNKENIEQEIEWIQNIHVRYTSVSAKAETLIDNERKSESTQKQNLLQLEKVKMPQFTGDIREYPRFKTDFNTQVLPVINKENAAYILRSCLDKDAAGAVKSTDDNLELLWKRLDEVFGDPAKVVDVIMNSIQATRVITEGQSKKLLDFINIIENGYRDLQRLGLEKEITTTSSVSMIEKKLPADLKREWARLVSCADSNIDKTDKFPSLLRFLLDQKSAIEYENFELRTTNEYRAKGSTHYVQREEEMNAQTQKSARRRCLLHDDANHWTSECRLYLSKSVKEKRMILKEKDACWSCLRRGHRIQDCKSKRACGVNGCEKRHHKSVHEEVSTDAIANVCNQNIKPCLLQVQKIQTKKGWANVLWDTGASLSFITNKKAKSEKLKGTKTELSVVKVGGMKERLHSHKYKLPLIDKEGHTVHLEVYGIDKITADIPTIDQNAVQQLFKDVPNAGIDRPVGEVDVLIGFNYANFHPQREQSVEHLLLLKNRFGRCIGGTHPKVKEDTKHHELNNIQLLREVSPSVEDFYKIENLGIECKPRCGGCKCGRCPLGSKNYTLKEERELALIEENLNYDEKAREWIAQYSWLKDPSELPDNKKAAIGKLISTEKRLSRNTEHAKVYQQQIDDMLNRKVARKLTEDELKEYKGPIHYISHHEVLKPDSKTTPVSRESSGIYRRHQEDVPHSSNDNFRSSYTSISMA; translated from the exons ATGGCTGAAGAAGCAAAGAAAGTACGGACTTCCGCAAAGTCGCGCTTTACCAGAAAGCGGAACGAGTTCGTCAAAGCCATCAATGACAATAAAGGTATTGATTTCGTCAAGGCAACCTTCGCCGAGCTTTGCGATGCCTGGAGTACGGTAGAGGGTAAGCATGATTTATATACCTTATTCCTCACGGAAGAAGAAGTCGAGCAAAATGAACCCTGGATAAACGAGCTACAAGAATTATACAGTGAAGCAGGAGCAATACACGCTAGATACATTGAAGAGCACAgccaaacagaaagaaaacgaaTTGAAGGTCTGAGTCGACAGGAAACAATGCGCGCGGAACAAGAGAAATTTCATCGATTGTTAGAGCAAATGAACGCGAAAAGGAAATCACTTGAAGCAGTCTTTGAAACCCACATCGAACACGCGCTTAGCTTAATCGAATCAATAGACAAAGGTCAAGAAAAATCGGCGGCTCTACGAAAGGCTGAAAAGGAACTTGATGTTGCACTAGCTAATTGTGACGAAATACATTATAGGGTGCTCGAGCTACTTAACAAGGAAAACATAGAGCAAGAAATCGAATGGATTCAAAACATTCACGTGCGCTACACTAGTGTAAGCGCAAAGGCCGAAACACTTATCGACAACGAAAGAAAAAGCGAAAGCACACAGAAGCAGAACCTACTGCAACTAGAAAAGGTAAAAATGCCGCAATTCACAGGCGACATACGCGAATATCCAAGATTTAAAACCGATTTCAACACGCAAGTCCTGCCAgtaataaacaaagaaaatgcagcCTACATACTTCGATCTTGCCTAGACAAAGACGCGGCCGGCGCTGTAAAGAGTACCGATGATAACCTTGAATTACTATGGAAACGTCTGGACGAAGTGTTCGGAGACCCAGCTAAAGTAGTTGATGTCATAATGAACTCGATCCAGGCAACAAGGGTAATTACGGAGGGCCAAAGCAAAAAACTGCTAGACTTTATCAACATCATTGAAAACGGCTACAGAGACCTACAGAGGCTCGGGTTGGAAAAAGAAATAACTACAACAAGCTCCGTGAGCATGATAGAAAAGAAATTACCAGCTGACCTGAAACGAGAATGGGCTAGACTCGTAAGTTGTGCTGATAGCAATATTGACAAGACAGACAAGTTCCCTAGCCTCTTGCGATTTCTCTTGGACCAAAAATCAGCGATCGAGTACGAAAACTTCGAATTACGAACGACGAACGAATACAGAGCGAAAGGATCCACTCACTACGTGCAAAGAGAGGAAGAAATGAATGCGCAGACCCAAAAAAGTGCAAGACGCAGATGTCTCCTGCACGACGATGCAAACCACTGGACAAGCGAATGCAGACTTTACCTCTCAAAATCAGTAAAGGAAAAGAGAATGATCCTAAAGGAAAAGGATGCTTGCTGGTCGTGTCTAAGACGCGGTCACAGAATCCAGGATTGTAAGTCTAAAAGGGCGTGCGGCGTAAACGGCTGCGAGAAGAGACATCATAAATCGGTACATGAAGAAGTGTCAACAGACGCAATCGCCAACGTGTGTAATCAAAATATCAAACCGTGCTTACTACAGGTTCAGAAGATCCAGACGAAGAAAGGATGGGCCAATGTCTTATGGGATACCGGTGCATCGCTCAGCTTCATCACGAACAAGAAAGCAAAGTCAGAAAAGTTGAAGGGTACTAAAACAGAGTTATCCGTGGTTAAAGTCGGAGGAATGAAGGAAAGACTCCACTCGCACAAATACAAACTTCCGTTGATCGATAAAGAAGGACACACTGTACACCTTGAAGTATACGGCATCGATAAAATAACAGCCGATATTCCCACCATTGATCAAAACGCCGTTCAACAACTGTTCAAAGATGTACCGAATGCAGGCATAGACAGACCTGTCGGTGAAGTTGACGTGCTAATCGGGTTCAATTACGCCAACTTTCATCCACAAAGAGAGCAAAGCGTAGAACATCTACTTCTGTTGAAGAACCGCTTCGGAAGATGCATTGGAGGCACACATCCAAAGGTGAAGGAAGACACAAAGCATCACGAGCTCAACAACATACAGCTCCTAAGAGAAGTCTCACCTAGCGTGGAAGACTTTTATAAAATTGAAAACCTGGGAATAGAATGCAAACCGCGATGTGGAGGATGCAAATGCGGAAGATGTCCGCTTGGCAGCAAAAATTACACCCTAAAAGAAGAAAGGGAACTTGCCCTTATAGAAGAAAACCTAAATTATGACGAGAAAGCCAGAGAATGGATAGCGCAGTATTCATGGTTGAAAGATCCAAGTGAACTTCCGGATAACAAGAAAGCAGCAATTGGAAAATTAATTTCTACTGAAAAAAGACTATCAAGAAACACCGAGCACGCTAAGGTCTACCAGCAACAGATAGACGACATGTTAAACCGTAAAGTCGCGCGAAAACTAACGGAAGACGAATTGAAGGAGTATAAAGGCCCGATACACTACATCTCGCACCACGAAGTCTTAAAACCTGATTCAAAAACCACTCCG GTTTCGCGAGAATCCAGTGGCATTTATCGGAGACATCAAGAAGATGTACCACACAGTAGCAACGACAACTTTAGATCATCATACACATCGATTTCTATGGCGTGA